A single window of Colletes latitarsis isolate SP2378_abdomen chromosome 11, iyColLati1, whole genome shotgun sequence DNA harbors:
- the LOC143347487 gene encoding acid phosphatase type 7 codes for MDSFIVKVIILSLVSGTLCNILYYQPEAVHLAYGDNIHDIVVTWSTRNDTEESIVEYGIGGLVLSATGYSTIFVDGGNEKQKQYIHRVWLKNLTPNSKYIYHCGSKYGWSNVFYVKTAPKESADWSPQIVIFGDMGNENAQSLPRLQEEAQRGLYDAAIHVGDFAYDMDTDNARVGDEFMKQIEGVAAYLPYMTVPGNHEERYNFSNYRSRFTMPGDSEGLWYSFNVGPVHFIGIETEAYYFMNYGIKQLVKQYDWLERDLEKANNPKNREQRPWIVVFGHRPMYCSNANADDCTNHQSLVRVGLPFINWFGLEDLFFKQKVDLLLWAHEHSYERMWPMYNFKVQNGSYEEPYKNYKAPVHIVTGSAGCVEGREKFVPHKPEWSAYHSSDYGYTRMKAYNRTHLYLEQVSDDKEGAILDQVWLIKDDFFPAYNIDLINEI; via the exons atggatTCATTTATTGTTAAAGTTATAATTTTGTCTCTGGTCTCTGGCACTTTGTGCAATATTTTGTACTATCAACCAGAGGCTGTACACCTTGCTTATGGAG ATAACATTCATGATATTGTTGTGACATGGAGCACTAGGAACGATACAGAGGAATCTATCGTTGAATATGGTATAGGAGGACTTGTTCTTAGTGCCACAGGATATTCCACgatatttgttgatggtggaaaTGAAAAACAGAAGCAATATATTCATAGAGTATGGTTAAAGAATTTAACACCCAATAGCAAATATA TTTACCATTGTGGTAGCAAATATGGATGGTCAAACGTCTTTTACGTGAAAACTGCTCCCAAAGAATCAGCCGATTGGTCACCACAAATTGTTATATTCGGCGATATGGGTAATGAAAATGCTCAAAGTTTACCAAGACTACAGGAAGAGGCTCAACGTGGACTATATGATGCAGCCATTCATGTGGGAGATTTTGCATATGATATGGATACTGATAACGCACGCGTTGGCGATGAATTCATGAAGCAAATAGAAGGTGTTGCTGCTTATTTACCTTATATGACAGTACCTGGTAATCATGAAGAAAGATACAATTTTAGTAACTACAG ATCTCGTTTTACAATGCCTGGCGACAGTGAAGGTTTATGGTATAGTTTTAATGTAGGACCTGTCCACTTCATAGGTATAGAAACAGAAGCTTATTACTTTATGAATTATGGTATTAAACAACTGGTTAAGCAATATGATTGGCTAGAAAGGGATTTAGAAAAAGCAAACAATCCTAAGAATAG AGAACAGCGGCCATGGATAGTGGTATTCGGTCACAGACCAATGTACTGCAGTAATGCAAATGCAGATGACTGTACCAATCACCAAAGTCTTGTTAGAGTTGGATTGCCATTTATAAATTGGTTCGGATTGGAAGATCTCTTCTTTAAACAAAAAGTAGATTTATTATTATGGGCGCACGAGCACAGTTATGAGCGTATGTGGCCCATGTACAATTTTAAG GTACAAAATGGGAGTTACGAAGAACCGTATAAAAATTACAAGGCACCTGTGCACATAGTAACTGGATCGGCCGGATGCGTAGAGGGTAGAGAAAAGTTCGTCCCGCATAAACCAGAATGGTCTGCGTATCATAGTTCAGATTATGGTTATACGAGGATGAAGGCGTATAATAGGACTCATCTTTATCTTGAACAG GTATCCGATGACAAGGAAGGTGCTATTTTGGATCAAGTTTGGCTTATAAAGGACGACTTTTTCCCGGCATACAATATAGACCttataaatgaaatataa
- the Akt gene encoding AKT serine/threonine protein kinase, translating to MGDAAMNVAASGQRIVKEGWLQKRGEHIKNWRPRYFVLRDDGTLVGFKVKPDQQMAATAQPLNNFTVRGCQIMSVDRPKPYTFVIRGLQWAGVIERTFHVETEQEREDWVAAIRYVAARLASEKQQQQQTQMQHSSSSEDVEMESSGGGRSDSSGSVGIVSSDADGGSIDELSAKFSVQGTSSSKSTGKKKVTLENFEFLKVLGKGTFGKVILCREKATGHLYAIKILRKEVIIRKDEVAHTLTESRVLRTTNHPFLTSLKYSFQTADRLCFVMEYVNGGELFFHLRRSRAFGEDRTRFYGAEIISALGYLHSQGIIYRDLKLENLLLDKDGHIKITDFGLCKEDITYGRTTKTFCGTPEYLAPEVLEDNDYGRAVDWWGVGVVMYEMICGRLPFYNKDHEKLFTLIVMEEVKFPRTLSNEAKDMLGGLLIKDPSKRLGGGPNDAKEIIDHAFFSSIDWSDLVQKKIPPPFKPRVSSDTDTRYFESEFTGESVELTPPDQGFLGSGAGLNSIAEEQEHFTHFSYQESHSAATSSIVSINH from the exons ATGGGGGACGCAGCGATGAACGTCGCAGCGTCCGGTCAGCGTATTGTAAAAGAAGGCTGGCTTCAAAAACGCG GGGAACACATAAAAAATTGGAGGCCAAGGTATTTCGTTTTGCGGGACGATGGTACGCTGGTCGGCTTCAAAGTGAAACCTGATCAACAAATGGCAGCAACCGCACAGCCTTTAAATAATTTCACGGTTCGAGGATGTCAGATTATGTCTGTGGATAGACCTAAGCCTTATACCTTCGTGATTAGGGGTTTACAGTGGGCTGGTGTAATTGAAAGGACATTTCACGTAGAAACGGAGCAAGAAAGGGAAGATTGGGTAGCTGCTATCAG GTATGTAGCTGCTAGATTAGCGAGTGaaaagcagcagcagcagcaaacgCAAATGCAACATTCGTCTTCGTCAGAAGATGTTGAAATGGAATCTTCAGGTGGTGGTAGGTCGGATTCAAGTGGGTCTGTCGGAATAGTGTCTTCGGATGCAGATGGCGGCAGTATAGACGAACTGTCCGCAAAGTTTAGTGTTCAAGGAACTTCGAGTAGTAAAAGTACAGGGAAGAAGAAAGTA ACccttgaaaattttgaatttttaaaagtgTTGGGTAAGGGGACATTTGGAAAGGTAATCCTTTGCAGAGAAAAGGCAACAGGGCACTTGTACGCTATAAAAATTTTACGAAAAGAAGTAATTATTCGTAAAGACGAAGTGGCGCACACACTTACCGAAAGTAGAGTATTGCGTACTACAAATCATCCGTTCCTAACT TCTTTAAAGTATAGTTTTCAAACAGCGGATAGGCTGTGTTTTGTAATGGAATATGTGAATGGCGGCGAGTTATTTTTCCATTTGCGACGTTCTCGTGCGTTTGGCGAGGATCGTACTCGATTCTACGGGGCTGAAATCATTTCAGCGTTAGGTTACCTTCATTCGCAGGGTATCATTTATCGTGATCTCAAATTAGAAAATCTTCTTTTAGACAAAGATGGACACATTAAAATTACTGACTTTGGATTATGTAAAGAAGACATAACGTATG GAAGAACGACGAAAACATTTTGTGGGACTCCCGAATACCTGGCACCAGAAGTGCTCGAAGATAATGACTATGGTCGAGCAGTAGATTGGTGGGGTGTGGGCGTTGTAATGTATGAGATGATTTGTGGCCGATTACCTTTTTATAACAAGGACCACGAGAAACTTTTCACGCTTATTGTAATGGAAGAAGTTAAGTTTCCTAGAACTCTCAGTAACGAGGCGAAGGACATGCTTGGCG GATTACTTATAAAAGATCCGAGCAAAAGATTGGGAGGCGGACCGAACGATGCAAAAGAGATTATAGATCACGCGTTCTTTTCGTCGATCGATTGGTCGGATCTTGTACAGAAAAAGATTCCACCTCCGTTTAAACCTCGAGTATCTTCAGATACGGACACCCGATATTTTGAAAGCGAATTTACAGGTGAAAGTGTTGAACTTACGCCGCCCGATCAAGGTTTCTTGGGCAGCGGAGCTGGTTTGAATTCGATAGCCGAAGAGCAAGAACATTTTACCCACTTTTCGTATCAGGAAAGTCACTCAGCAGCAACCTCTTCCATCGTTTCCATTAATCACTGA